One genomic region from Stutzerimonas decontaminans encodes:
- a CDS encoding GumC family protein: MSPKENYLHEFLRIFFANRQVIKRVFLVFAVITLMMPLLLKQTFDITAEVLVQSKKLPQSDANTALSQETDKFLPPSLADMETESNILRSPSLMRETVRQLHQEGVYSPSQGILHTLALNPLRTYVANPLREHVINPLRSAVGLEIDPVRDGTVDALTEQARAALTVETLPGSNVISVSYSFADPELGTRLVTRLLENYLKSRQNLQSSDLPESFFEQKKSQYQVRIGELEQRRRSLLESIGASDPKEEITFRLNAINTEEQALNLYRDRFLENQRWLDYLNSNLRAARKASFNDATFPFTFTHTVDNAAYEDREIKQLGEKLIDQVSNYGNATASFQENSLPVQQQRERIARTRDQFLNVVENRILERNSELATLQKVIAQKTERIDEYKARVSDLQNVQAQLRLFDTEIDALHKAFFTYTQRYEESRSQGLLDGSASNARVLSWPYEPSEPAFPKPMLILPLGLLTGLMLAVSLGYLREFFDHRFKHPAQLTEHLGLPVLIVINEKEVPQPTAPKAWSWPWVWYWIRQ, encoded by the coding sequence ATGTCCCCGAAAGAAAATTATCTGCATGAGTTTCTGCGCATTTTCTTTGCCAACCGGCAGGTCATCAAACGGGTCTTCTTGGTATTCGCTGTTATCACGCTAATGATGCCGCTGCTGCTCAAGCAGACCTTCGACATCACAGCCGAAGTGTTGGTGCAATCCAAGAAGCTGCCCCAGAGCGATGCCAACACCGCGCTTAGCCAGGAGACGGACAAGTTCCTACCGCCGTCGCTGGCCGATATGGAAACGGAAAGCAACATTCTTCGTTCGCCCTCGTTGATGCGCGAAACGGTTCGCCAGCTGCATCAGGAAGGTGTGTACAGCCCGAGCCAAGGCATCCTTCATACATTGGCGCTAAATCCGCTGCGCACCTACGTCGCCAATCCACTGCGCGAGCATGTCATTAACCCCTTGCGAAGCGCCGTAGGGCTTGAGATCGATCCAGTGCGCGACGGTACCGTCGACGCCTTGACCGAGCAGGCGCGCGCCGCACTGACCGTCGAGACCCTGCCCGGATCCAACGTCATCTCGGTGAGCTACAGCTTTGCCGATCCCGAGCTGGGCACCAGGCTAGTCACCCGCTTATTGGAAAACTACCTCAAGAGTCGTCAGAACCTGCAGTCCAGCGACTTGCCCGAGTCCTTTTTCGAGCAGAAAAAGAGCCAGTACCAGGTCCGCATTGGCGAGCTCGAACAGCGCCGCAGAAGTCTGCTAGAAAGCATCGGCGCGTCTGACCCCAAGGAAGAGATCACCTTTCGCCTGAACGCAATCAATACAGAAGAGCAGGCGTTGAATCTTTACCGTGACCGTTTCCTTGAAAATCAGCGCTGGCTCGACTACCTCAACAGCAATCTCAGGGCGGCCCGCAAGGCCAGCTTCAATGACGCCACCTTTCCGTTCACCTTCACCCACACGGTGGACAATGCCGCCTACGAAGACCGCGAAATCAAACAGCTCGGCGAAAAGCTGATCGACCAGGTCAGCAACTATGGCAATGCTACCGCCTCGTTCCAGGAAAACAGCCTGCCGGTGCAACAACAACGCGAGCGCATTGCTCGCACACGCGACCAATTCCTGAACGTCGTGGAGAACCGCATTCTCGAGCGCAACAGCGAGCTCGCGACGTTGCAAAAGGTCATTGCACAGAAAACTGAACGCATCGACGAATACAAGGCTCGCGTAAGTGACCTGCAGAACGTCCAGGCGCAACTTCGCCTGTTTGATACTGAGATCGATGCGCTGCATAAGGCGTTCTTCACCTATACACAGCGCTATGAGGAGAGCCGCTCGCAAGGACTGCTCGATGGCAGTGCGTCCAATGCCCGAGTGCTCAGCTGGCCGTACGAACCGTCAGAGCCGGCCTTTCCCAAGCCTATGCTGATCCTGCCGCTAGGCCTGTTGACCGGGCTGATGCTCGCCGTGTCGCTCGGATACCTGCGCGAGTTCTTCGACCATCGCTTCAAGCATCCGGCACAGTTGACGGAGCATCTGGGCCTTCCGGTCCTGATCGTGATCAACGAGAAAGAGGTTCCTCAGCCTACCGCACCGAAAGCCTGGAGTTGGCCATGGGTCTGGTACTGGATACGGCAGTGA
- a CDS encoding glycosyltransferase family 4 protein: MGLVLDTAVTEVEQPATLPIIHLISSSGFYGAERMLLDHCQGTPGQHQVVFLDAPVALIERFRQAGVDSLACRNLTELLRHVRQRRTEQPLINTHNFKGMIFGSIAAALYSLPLVTTQHGFTPRSRKQRFYTWASLQLCRLPQVRQIVCVADSIERIHRAAGVHRDKLHVIPNGLPETASIPAGTNADTPLIGYAGRLSAEKGPDLFLDALIPLCLSHPDWHAVVLGDGEERETLQARIDDAGLAERIRLLGYQQDMPAWLSRLSVLVISSRTEGTPMILLEAMQAGTPVAAFGVGGIPDMLSDEHDGLLAIPGDVASLARQIERLVCEPGLAGRLSAQAQATQRSRYHLPVLAERWSQLYYRARGLTG, translated from the coding sequence ATGGGTCTGGTACTGGATACGGCAGTGACCGAAGTGGAACAGCCAGCGACGCTGCCGATCATTCATTTGATCAGCAGCAGCGGCTTCTACGGCGCGGAACGTATGCTGCTGGATCATTGTCAGGGTACGCCTGGCCAGCATCAGGTTGTGTTTCTCGACGCACCCGTCGCGTTAATCGAGCGCTTTCGCCAGGCAGGTGTAGACAGCCTCGCCTGCCGAAACCTGACGGAGCTACTGCGCCACGTGCGTCAGCGCCGCACCGAGCAGCCCTTAATCAACACCCATAACTTCAAGGGGATGATTTTCGGCTCGATCGCTGCCGCTCTGTACAGCCTGCCGCTGGTGACCACGCAGCACGGCTTTACCCCACGCAGTCGCAAGCAACGGTTCTACACCTGGGCCAGCTTGCAGCTGTGCCGTCTTCCTCAAGTACGCCAGATCGTCTGCGTGGCTGACAGCATTGAGCGCATACATCGTGCAGCTGGCGTTCACAGGGACAAGCTACACGTAATTCCCAATGGCCTCCCCGAGACAGCCTCGATACCGGCCGGAACAAACGCAGACACGCCGCTGATCGGCTATGCCGGCCGTCTTAGCGCCGAGAAAGGACCCGACCTCTTTCTCGATGCGCTGATTCCACTGTGTCTAAGCCATCCAGACTGGCATGCCGTTGTATTGGGCGATGGCGAGGAACGCGAAACTCTACAGGCTCGGATTGACGATGCCGGCCTGGCAGAGCGTATCCGCTTGCTCGGCTATCAGCAGGACATGCCGGCATGGCTATCTCGTCTGTCGGTGCTGGTGATTAGCTCGCGTACCGAAGGCACCCCAATGATCCTGCTCGAGGCCATGCAGGCCGGGACGCCGGTTGCCGCGTTTGGGGTCGGTGGCATACCGGACATGCTTAGCGACGAGCACGACGGACTGCTGGCGATACCTGGCGACGTCGCATCCCTTGCCAGGCAAATCGAACGTCTGGTCTGTGAGCCTGGGCTTGCCGGGCGCCTTTCCGCCCAGGCACAAGCGACGCAGCGCAGCCGCTACCATCTTCCCGTGCTCGCGGAGCGCTGGTCGCAGCTGTACTACCGCGCCAGAGGGCTGACAGGATGA
- a CDS encoding O-antigen ligase family protein, translating into MIATVAVGGALALICLGLLASPWPFLSPVVIVGLAGLAGLYRRPAWGLLGIAALVPFEGLFKGSDFTGAKLLGASMIVILALQLLLRQLPDERLRNNLWRPLALFLLAYLISLMFSERYDLSLGHLRELAVGLALFVITVLVAAELNIKMLFRLVSLSVAATCALALISAKHQIGGRAIGLLEDANYFALLIAFAAPMSAWLALRAPHLLARVAWLAVTLLLLAGMTKTDSRSGLVVLVGCLLIGLWHHRAELRQIRSRHLGFVLLGAAIVIPLGLMSLPADYVARIKSLVELKSGINAHQDASLGRRASYLVVGSQMIRDNPLAGSGPGTFPVHYAATGFAKAFSEEAGTADLYRRAHNTYLEIFSEVGIPGGLLFAALILLGLRNFERARQASQACGDAERADLATHLALSFLAMALFLMFLSAPNHKYLWIMLGLSGYLRLEAEARLARMRQLV; encoded by the coding sequence ATGATCGCAACAGTAGCCGTGGGCGGCGCGCTGGCACTGATTTGCCTAGGACTACTGGCGAGCCCGTGGCCCTTCCTCTCGCCTGTCGTGATAGTCGGACTGGCGGGGCTGGCGGGGCTCTATCGCCGCCCCGCCTGGGGGTTACTCGGTATCGCTGCGCTGGTGCCGTTCGAAGGTCTGTTCAAGGGCAGCGACTTCACCGGGGCTAAGCTGCTTGGCGCCTCAATGATCGTCATCCTTGCACTGCAGCTGCTGTTGCGACAGTTGCCTGACGAGCGCCTGCGAAACAATCTCTGGCGGCCGCTCGCCCTGTTCCTGCTCGCCTATCTGATCAGCCTGATGTTCAGCGAGCGATACGACCTTTCTCTAGGCCACCTGCGTGAGCTGGCCGTGGGCCTTGCGTTGTTCGTCATTACCGTGCTGGTCGCCGCTGAACTGAACATTAAGATGCTATTCAGGCTGGTATCGTTGAGCGTGGCTGCGACCTGCGCCCTGGCGCTGATATCGGCCAAGCACCAGATCGGCGGTCGGGCAATCGGCCTGCTCGAAGATGCCAATTATTTTGCATTGCTGATCGCCTTCGCCGCGCCGATGTCCGCCTGGCTCGCGTTGCGCGCGCCCCACCTGCTGGCAAGGGTGGCTTGGCTGGCTGTCACCCTGTTGCTGCTGGCTGGAATGACCAAGACCGACTCCCGCTCCGGACTGGTGGTGCTGGTCGGCTGCTTGTTGATCGGGCTCTGGCATCATCGCGCCGAACTGCGCCAAATCCGCTCGCGACATCTGGGTTTCGTCCTCTTGGGAGCGGCCATTGTGATACCGCTGGGTCTGATGTCCCTGCCGGCCGACTACGTGGCACGTATCAAATCCCTTGTCGAACTCAAATCTGGCATTAACGCTCATCAGGATGCTTCGCTCGGGCGTCGTGCCTCGTACCTGGTCGTTGGCAGCCAGATGATCCGTGATAATCCGCTGGCCGGCAGCGGTCCTGGGACCTTCCCAGTGCACTATGCCGCGACCGGCTTCGCCAAGGCATTTTCGGAGGAGGCCGGCACCGCCGATCTCTACCGTCGCGCACACAACACCTATCTGGAGATTTTCAGCGAGGTCGGCATCCCCGGCGGTTTGCTGTTCGCTGCACTGATCTTGCTCGGCCTTCGCAACTTCGAACGAGCACGACAGGCGTCGCAAGCCTGCGGAGATGCCGAGCGAGCCGACCTAGCCACCCACTTGGCCCTAAGTTTTCTGGCGATGGCATTGTTCCTGATGTTCCTCAGTGCCCCCAACCACAAATATCTATGGATCATGCTGGGCCTTTCCGGCTACTTGCGGCTCGAGGCTGAAGCTCGGCTCGCCCGCATGAGGCAGCTGGTATGA
- a CDS encoding glycosyltransferase: MNGVSVVIPMFDEARHIIRTLQAARAAADAAGVACELIVVDNGSHDGGPALAEAAGARVLHHPGLHIGALRNRGAAAARYEGLAFLDADIEVPLDWLKQWISRNERGDADVLALACDTPAQAPWYACAWQRRSLPATAELRPNWLPSANLCLTREAFEATGGFDEQLRTGEDKDLGLRLHHLGARQLMLKSPTVLHWGYEGSWHEWFGKELWRQGSHWQLMNNQGHPRWRLLRFPLLALSNWLPTLLALSAALGGLLPLALISGSLSTVPALLLSLRQSARQRDLSLTLQLWILHWLRLHLAGGAFLLSLFNWTARRPARG, encoded by the coding sequence ATGAACGGTGTCAGCGTCGTCATTCCCATGTTCGACGAGGCCCGGCACATAATTCGGACCCTGCAAGCTGCACGGGCCGCGGCCGATGCCGCAGGAGTTGCCTGCGAACTCATCGTGGTAGACAACGGCTCGCACGACGGGGGGCCTGCGCTCGCCGAGGCGGCAGGAGCACGTGTATTGCACCACCCAGGCCTTCATATCGGCGCGCTCCGCAACCGCGGCGCTGCTGCTGCCCGATATGAAGGCCTGGCCTTTCTCGACGCAGACATCGAAGTTCCGCTCGATTGGCTAAAGCAGTGGATATCGCGCAATGAACGTGGGGATGCCGACGTGCTCGCCCTGGCCTGCGATACGCCGGCGCAGGCACCTTGGTATGCCTGCGCCTGGCAGCGCCGCAGCCTGCCAGCCACTGCTGAGCTTCGTCCTAACTGGCTACCCAGCGCCAACCTTTGCCTGACCCGCGAGGCATTCGAGGCCACCGGCGGCTTCGACGAACAGTTGCGCACAGGAGAGGATAAAGACCTCGGGCTGCGCCTACATCATTTGGGCGCGCGTCAGCTGATGCTGAAATCGCCAACCGTATTGCATTGGGGCTACGAAGGCAGCTGGCACGAGTGGTTCGGCAAGGAGCTCTGGCGCCAGGGCAGCCATTGGCAGTTAATGAACAATCAGGGGCACCCCCGCTGGCGCCTGCTGCGTTTTCCATTGCTTGCGCTGAGCAACTGGCTGCCGACATTGCTCGCGCTGTCCGCCGCCCTTGGTGGTCTGCTCCCTCTCGCATTGATCAGCGGGTCGCTCAGTACAGTGCCGGCATTGCTGCTTAGCCTTCGCCAAAGCGCCCGTCAGCGCGACCTTTCTCTGACGCTGCAACTGTGGATTCTGCACTGGTTGCGCCTGCATCTTGCTGGCGGGGCATTCCTGCTTAGCCTGTTCAATTGGACCGCCAGGAGACCTGCCCGTGGCTGA
- a CDS encoding glycosyltransferase, producing MADFVFWLCLLLPAYAYLGYPLTLALLARLTPTKPVPASEPLSVSVIIAAHNEEAHIEQKLRTLLTQAHQADRMQIIVASDGSSDDTVSRARALEDPRIQVLDLPRGGKAAAINAAVALADGEVLVFTDADNQWNEHTLGRLLAPLADPDVGCVGGQMIIPDPGHSLSLGDSLYRHYEAWLRRAENRTGCMVSADGALLALRSELFQPVPGQVNDDFFLSTCAPMAGKRIVYADDAVVLDQGVDEAGKQFRRRLRVTVGGLQSLACRRTLMNPLRHGFYSIALVSHKLIRRLAPTLLVPLLLSSLWLQGSGPFYRFFLIAQLAGYAVGLLGLLDTRGILPKPFRLAAFLLITMAGMCGGLWQFLRGHSYQQWNPQQNR from the coding sequence GTGGCTGATTTCGTATTCTGGCTATGCCTGTTACTACCGGCCTATGCCTATCTGGGTTACCCGCTGACCCTAGCTCTGCTCGCGCGGCTCACCCCGACCAAACCGGTACCAGCGAGCGAGCCGCTGTCAGTAAGCGTGATCATCGCAGCGCACAACGAAGAGGCTCACATCGAGCAGAAGCTACGGACGCTGCTGACCCAGGCCCACCAGGCTGATCGTATGCAAATCATCGTTGCCAGTGATGGCTCGAGCGATGACACCGTCAGCCGTGCCCGTGCGCTGGAGGACCCGCGCATCCAAGTGCTGGATCTGCCGCGCGGCGGTAAGGCCGCCGCGATTAATGCCGCCGTCGCACTGGCAGACGGTGAGGTTCTGGTGTTCACCGATGCCGACAACCAGTGGAACGAACATACCCTCGGTCGGTTACTGGCTCCGCTGGCGGACCCAGACGTAGGCTGCGTCGGCGGCCAGATGATAATTCCCGATCCGGGGCATTCGCTGAGCTTGGGCGACAGCCTGTACCGTCACTACGAAGCGTGGCTGCGCCGCGCCGAAAACCGCACCGGCTGCATGGTATCCGCAGACGGCGCGCTGCTTGCGTTGCGTAGCGAGCTATTCCAGCCAGTGCCAGGACAGGTCAACGATGATTTTTTCCTCAGTACCTGTGCGCCAATGGCCGGGAAACGTATCGTCTATGCCGACGACGCAGTCGTGCTCGACCAAGGTGTGGACGAGGCTGGCAAACAGTTTCGGCGGAGGCTGCGCGTCACCGTCGGGGGGCTGCAGAGCCTGGCCTGTCGCCGCACGCTGATGAATCCGTTACGCCATGGTTTCTATTCGATAGCGCTTGTGAGCCATAAACTGATTCGTCGACTAGCCCCGACCCTGCTCGTTCCCCTGCTGCTCAGCAGCTTATGGCTGCAGGGGAGCGGGCCATTCTATCGGTTCTTCCTGATCGCACAGCTGGCTGGCTACGCAGTCGGCCTGCTTGGATTGTTGGACACGCGAGGCATTCTGCCTAAGCCATTCCGGTTGGCGGCTTTCCTGCTCATCACGATGGCCGGGATGTGCGGTGGCCTCTGGCAATTCCTCAGGGGACACAGCTATCAGCAGTGGAATCCCCAGCAGAATCGCTAA
- a CDS encoding polysaccharide deacetylase family protein, with protein MTPSKACKATIGWLQFNSPGGRRKLRGVRLILMLHRVLADDNAAALPHRAELCIGQSAFGRLLAWLQQHFACVPLGELLAAPCDGRARVTLTFDDGWRDNAEVAYPLLARYRVPASIFLSTDFIGSTRGFWWESIGETLWANPGAPGRRLLQARLAESGAAPLPAGFDNLSERRRSQFLAHYLQSLKTLPAATLQGLADVCPQETQHAMDWEQVAELERSGWVRFGPHGSRHGILTQMNDATLAEDLQRSHRDLATHCLAPLPIYCYPNGDHDARVRQAVAQLGYRHALSTRPGPCRDNDDPLALARIGVSHQMARHPGLFAWRLMRSLAQ; from the coding sequence ATGACCCCTTCTAAAGCGTGCAAAGCCACAATCGGCTGGCTTCAGTTCAACAGCCCCGGCGGGCGGCGCAAACTCCGTGGTGTAAGGCTGATTCTGATGCTGCACCGCGTACTCGCCGACGACAATGCAGCCGCCCTGCCTCACCGTGCTGAGCTCTGCATCGGTCAATCCGCATTCGGCCGCTTGCTCGCCTGGTTGCAGCAACATTTCGCATGCGTTCCGCTCGGAGAGCTGCTCGCCGCGCCTTGCGACGGCCGCGCTCGGGTCACCCTGACGTTCGATGACGGCTGGCGCGATAACGCAGAAGTGGCCTACCCGTTACTTGCGCGTTATCGCGTACCCGCGAGCATTTTCCTCTCGACAGACTTCATCGGTAGTACTCGAGGCTTCTGGTGGGAAAGCATCGGCGAGACGCTTTGGGCCAATCCTGGCGCACCGGGCCGTCGGCTATTGCAGGCGCGGTTAGCCGAATCCGGCGCGGCGCCTTTGCCGGCCGGCTTTGACAACTTGTCTGAGCGACGCCGCAGCCAATTCCTGGCGCACTATCTGCAATCGCTCAAGACCCTGCCGGCCGCCACGCTGCAAGGTTTGGCCGACGTGTGCCCACAAGAAACGCAACACGCGATGGACTGGGAACAGGTTGCCGAGCTGGAACGCTCTGGCTGGGTACGCTTCGGCCCGCACGGATCGCGTCACGGGATTCTCACGCAAATGAACGACGCAACCTTGGCCGAAGACCTGCAGCGTAGCCATCGGGATCTCGCGACCCATTGTCTAGCGCCGCTACCGATCTACTGCTACCCCAATGGAGATCACGACGCTCGTGTCCGACAAGCGGTCGCGCAGCTCGGATATCGCCACGCCCTTAGCACTCGTCCTGGGCCCTGTCGCGACAACGATGATCCGCTAGCGCTGGCCCGCATCGGCGTCAGTCATCAAATGGCTCGACACCCCGGGCTATTTGCCTGGCGGTTGATGCGGAGCCTGGCGCAATGA
- a CDS encoding lipopolysaccharide biosynthesis protein: MSRNQYLRHLALSVATRLAMIGLRLLRNVLLARVLGPAERGLFALLSALPDLLAALTSGGLNTALGYQAAQQRPMGLLLTQVLVFGCLAAGLLTLCGVLIVDQFGSALDASQQLGPLIWILLLAVPLIILKSGLLTLHNGDGRVTSFNALRLLESLAPLVLFLALFWMWQTAALQAAVISWLVGIGLVTIAGWCWLGRFHQLRLRWNTGSHRELLRYSGKSHPDVLFQQVLLRSDYLFIGAFMGSEALGYYAMATAAAELLLIVPEAVTTPLMKRLLRQGDGIEQLTPFALRITATVMLAACLSMALVGNWLIVSLFGESYAPAYPALLALLPGLFGLCYASILRLDLLGKNRPGSVSLMMGAGAAINLLLNLLLIPSIGIVGAGIASSTAYLLVSLAMLLLYCRISQVSLAHTLFILPSDLARLRPLLKGGDISP; encoded by the coding sequence ATGAGCCGCAACCAGTATCTGCGCCACCTGGCGCTGAGCGTGGCAACGCGCCTGGCCATGATCGGGCTGCGACTGCTGCGCAATGTGCTGCTGGCAAGAGTCCTGGGCCCGGCCGAGCGCGGTTTGTTCGCACTGCTGAGTGCCTTGCCGGACCTGCTTGCAGCGCTCACCAGTGGGGGCCTCAATACGGCGCTGGGCTACCAGGCCGCCCAACAGCGCCCCATGGGCCTGCTGCTCACTCAGGTGCTGGTGTTCGGCTGCCTTGCTGCCGGGCTACTGACACTGTGCGGTGTGCTGATCGTCGATCAGTTCGGTTCGGCGCTGGACGCGTCCCAACAGCTGGGGCCGCTGATCTGGATCCTGCTGCTGGCCGTGCCGTTGATCATTCTCAAGAGTGGGCTGTTGACGCTACACAATGGCGACGGCCGGGTTACCTCTTTCAACGCCCTGCGTCTGCTGGAATCGCTGGCACCACTGGTGTTGTTCCTGGCCCTTTTCTGGATGTGGCAAACCGCTGCATTACAGGCTGCGGTGATCAGTTGGCTGGTGGGCATAGGTCTCGTGACGATAGCGGGCTGGTGCTGGCTTGGACGCTTCCATCAATTGCGGCTGCGCTGGAACACGGGCAGCCATAGGGAACTGCTGCGTTACAGCGGCAAGAGTCATCCCGACGTGCTGTTCCAGCAGGTGCTGCTGCGCTCCGACTATCTGTTTATCGGTGCCTTCATGGGTAGCGAAGCGCTGGGCTATTACGCGATGGCCACAGCGGCGGCCGAACTGCTGTTGATCGTACCTGAGGCCGTGACCACCCCATTGATGAAGCGTCTGCTCAGGCAGGGTGACGGCATTGAACAACTCACTCCGTTCGCGCTGCGTATCACAGCCACCGTGATGCTTGCCGCCTGCCTGAGCATGGCGCTCGTGGGCAACTGGCTGATCGTGAGCCTGTTCGGCGAAAGCTACGCACCGGCCTACCCTGCGTTGCTAGCGCTGCTGCCGGGCCTGTTCGGGCTGTGCTATGCCAGCATCCTGCGCCTGGATCTGCTTGGCAAGAATCGACCGGGAAGCGTATCGCTGATGATGGGCGCCGGTGCCGCAATCAACCTGCTGCTCAATCTACTGCTGATCCCGTCGATAGGCATCGTGGGCGCTGGCATTGCATCGTCGACAGCCTACTTGCTGGTCAGCCTGGCAATGCTGCTGCTTTATTGCCGGATCAGCCAGGTATCTCTGGCTCATACGCTCTTTATCCTGCCAAGCGATTTGGCGCGGCTGCGCCCGCTTCTAAAGGGTGGAGATATCAGCCCATGA
- a CDS encoding GNAT family N-acetyltransferase: MTERLEWQTSLCTAAFPAAAYEALCERLVQTTPFNRLAWLRAAEQTLSPACKLHVLLLWQSERLVGCIPLIRCPLRMLGVTMTEVRHLGHPLSDRIGLMLDADAVHLLEPALAAIRGRIPHARLQLSEIPASLEHRNLLTPWARHSWQWEARTSCHVPEHRLSEEDRQEVSGDTRYKLRRARKRAQACGAVVERITPNSTTIIPCLEQLAMVEEASWKGDDGVGIFSPGPHRDWVINGFTALAAEGRVRVVQLALEGRCISYRLGLLDQGRLYDYNLAFLPEFASLGSGRLLLDEWFHWGLDEGWDYIDASRVSLHQSSHQLHERMTDRIEHLRWSFYSRRPSGIVLGLVYRMWLRIKPQLQTWRTRRAARGAAHGDVKQPSS; encoded by the coding sequence ATGACTGAACGTCTGGAATGGCAAACGAGCCTATGCACAGCGGCATTCCCTGCCGCAGCTTATGAAGCACTATGCGAACGCCTGGTACAAACCACACCGTTCAATCGCCTAGCCTGGCTGCGGGCTGCTGAGCAGACACTCTCGCCTGCATGCAAGCTGCATGTGCTACTGCTATGGCAGAGCGAGCGATTGGTCGGTTGCATACCGCTGATTCGCTGCCCACTTCGCATGCTTGGCGTAACGATGACGGAAGTCAGGCACCTTGGCCATCCGCTGAGCGACCGGATCGGTCTGATGCTAGATGCGGATGCGGTTCATCTGCTTGAGCCTGCACTGGCGGCCATTCGCGGACGAATCCCCCATGCGCGGTTGCAGCTCAGCGAAATTCCGGCAAGCCTTGAGCATCGCAACCTGCTTACACCATGGGCCCGGCATAGTTGGCAATGGGAAGCACGGACCAGCTGCCACGTACCGGAGCATCGACTGAGCGAAGAGGATCGTCAGGAGGTAAGCGGCGATACGCGCTACAAGCTGCGACGTGCTCGCAAACGGGCGCAGGCCTGCGGTGCTGTGGTGGAGCGAATCACACCGAACTCAACGACCATCATCCCGTGTCTGGAACAACTTGCCATGGTCGAGGAGGCAAGCTGGAAAGGCGACGACGGGGTCGGGATATTCAGCCCTGGCCCTCATCGGGACTGGGTCATCAACGGATTCACCGCCCTCGCGGCCGAAGGCCGGGTACGCGTGGTGCAATTGGCGCTTGAGGGCCGCTGCATCAGCTATCGCCTCGGTCTGCTCGATCAAGGGCGGCTATACGACTACAACCTCGCCTTTCTGCCCGAGTTTGCCTCGCTGGGTAGCGGCCGCTTGTTGCTGGACGAGTGGTTCCACTGGGGGCTGGACGAGGGCTGGGATTACATTGACGCATCCCGGGTAAGCCTGCACCAATCAAGCCACCAACTCCATGAGCGCATGACCGATCGAATTGAGCATCTGCGGTGGAGTTTTTATTCACGCAGGCCTAGCGGCATCGTACTGGGCCTGGTCTACAGGATGTGGCTGCGTATCAAACCGCAGCTGCAAACCTGGCGCACTCGACGTGCGGCCAGGGGCGCAGCGCATGGCGATGTCAAGCAACCGTCCAGCTGA
- a CDS encoding ChbG/HpnK family deacetylase, whose amino-acid sequence MPSRVIINADDFGLSSSNNRVIVAAFNQGLISSATLMANTPGFDQACQLIHAERLHGRVGLHLNLTHGRPLSQPIARQREFCSPVGEFDLSISRYRFSLSQQARQAVRQEIQAQWQRCLDQGIRPSHLDSHQHVHNLWPVGEELARFAAERGVPLRPARNLGHNISLPKRLFKRLLNDRLRQLAGRTADFACTPYDLTNTPLPACGTLEVIAHPTQLADGFGDEYLAADVRLDELLRRSFPDIQRIAYSEL is encoded by the coding sequence ATGCCATCCAGAGTGATCATCAACGCCGACGACTTCGGTTTGTCGAGCTCGAACAATCGAGTGATCGTGGCCGCCTTCAACCAAGGCCTTATCAGCTCCGCGACTTTGATGGCCAACACCCCGGGTTTTGACCAAGCCTGTCAGCTGATCCATGCGGAGCGCCTGCACGGGCGGGTCGGCCTGCACCTCAACCTGACCCATGGCCGACCGCTATCTCAGCCCATCGCACGGCAGCGGGAATTCTGCTCACCCGTCGGCGAGTTCGACTTGAGCATTTCACGCTACCGTTTTTCGCTATCGCAACAGGCGCGCCAAGCGGTACGCCAAGAGATTCAGGCCCAATGGCAGCGCTGTCTGGACCAGGGCATACGGCCGAGCCATCTGGACTCGCACCAGCACGTGCACAATCTGTGGCCGGTCGGCGAAGAGCTGGCTCGCTTCGCCGCCGAGCGCGGAGTGCCCCTGCGCCCGGCGCGCAACCTCGGACACAACATCAGCCTACCCAAGCGTCTTTTCAAGCGACTGCTCAATGACCGATTGCGCCAACTGGCAGGGCGAACGGCCGACTTTGCCTGTACGCCCTACGATCTGACCAATACCCCGCTACCCGCCTGCGGCACCCTCGAAGTCATAGCGCACCCAACCCAACTGGCCGATGGCTTCGGTGACGAATATCTGGCCGCTGACGTGCGCCTGGACGAGTTGCTGAGGCGCAGCTTTCCGGATATCCAGCGCATCGCATATAGCGAGCTCTGA
- a CDS encoding RNA-binding S4 domain-containing protein, whose amino-acid sequence MAEKDDDKVRLDKWLWAARFFKTRALAKAAIEGGKVHCRGERCKPSKEPKVGDELVIRVGFDERTVVIRALSAVRRGAPEAQTLYEETVQSLAAREEAAAQRKAGALGMQTDGRPSKKQRRALQRFHTEG is encoded by the coding sequence ATGGCCGAAAAAGACGACGACAAGGTGCGCCTGGACAAGTGGTTATGGGCTGCGCGCTTCTTCAAGACCCGTGCGCTGGCCAAGGCGGCCATCGAGGGCGGCAAGGTGCACTGCCGCGGCGAGCGTTGCAAGCCGAGCAAGGAGCCTAAGGTGGGCGATGAGCTGGTGATTCGCGTTGGCTTCGACGAACGCACGGTGGTTATCCGCGCACTGTCGGCGGTGCGCCGCGGCGCGCCCGAGGCGCAGACGCTCTATGAAGAGACGGTGCAGAGTCTGGCCGCTCGCGAGGAAGCGGCAGCCCAGCGCAAGGCAGGTGCGCTGGGCATGCAGACGGACGGCCGGCCGAGCAAGAAGCAGCGCCGAGCGTTGCAGCGCTTTCACACCGAGGGCTAA